From Miscanthus floridulus cultivar M001 chromosome 15, ASM1932011v1, whole genome shotgun sequence, the proteins below share one genomic window:
- the LOC136508371 gene encoding receptor-like protein kinase 7: MPPASPLLSLFLAAAIVTCATAATSSSSSSQADALLAFKAALTVPPEAAPIFATWNATTASPCGFTGVRCAGGNVTSLSLPALKLSAATVPFADLCASLPSLATLSLLENSLAGGIDGVAACTALEDLNLAFNRFTGAVPDLSPLTGLRRLNVSSNCFDGAFPWRSLAATPGLTVLALGDNPFLAPTLAFPAEVTRLTNLTVLYMSAVKLGGAIPPEIGDLVNLEDLELSDNDLNGEIPSEIARLTNLTQLELYNNSLRGPLPAGFGNLTKLQYFDASQNNLTGTLAELRHLTRLVSLQLFFNGFTGEVPPEFGDFKELVNLSLYNNNLTGELPRSLGSWAPFNFIDVSTNALSGPIPPDMCKQGTMLKLLMLENNFSGGIPETYASCKTLVRFRVSKNSLSGEVPEGLWALPNVNVIDLARNQFSGSIGDGIGNAAAMTILYLAGNRFTGAIPPSIGDAASLETMDLSWNQLSGEIPDSIGRLSRLGSLDIEGNAIGGPIPESLGSCSALSTVNFAGNKLSSAIPAELGNLQRLNSLDVSRNELSGAVPASLAALKLSSLNMSDNHLTGPVPDALAISAYGESFVGNPGLCATNGAGFLRRCGPSSGSRSANAARLAVTCILSVTAVLLAVLGVAIYLQKRRRAAEAAAGLGPAGKLFAKKGSWDLKSFRILAFDEREIIDGVRDENLIGSGGSGNVYRVKLGNGAVVAVKHITRRATAAGSTAPSAAMLGGAARRTVSVRCREFDSEVGTLSAIRHVNVVKLLCSITSSDGAASLLVYEHLPNGSLYERLHGAGAVAGRKLGGGLGWAERHDVAVGAARGLEYLHHGCDRPILHRDVKSSNILLDESFKPRLADFGLAKILSSSGGAGDSSAGVVAGTLGYMAPEYAYTWKVTEKSDVYSFGVVLLELVTGRPAVLQAEGGESRDLVDWVSRRLESREKVMSLVDPAIVEGWARAEAVRVLRVAVLCTSRTPSMRPSMRSVVQMLEDAAAAREDDDAKVLGVKVV; this comes from the coding sequence ATGCCGCCCGCctcccccctcctctccctcttcctcgccgccgccatcgtcaCCTGCGCCACCGCAGcgacctcctcctcgtcgtcgtcccaGGCAGACGCGCTCCTGGCCTTCAAGGCCGCCCTCACCGTCCCGCCCGAGGCCGCGCCCATCTTCGCCACGTGGAACGCCACCACCGCATCCCCGTGCGGCTTCACCGGCGTCAGGTGCGCCGGCGGCAACGTCACGTCGCTCTCCCTGCCGGCCCTGAAGCTGTCCGCCGCGACGGTCCCGTTCGCCGACCTCTGCGCGTCCCTGCCGTCCCTCGCTACGCTCTCCCTCCTGGAGAACTCCCTGGCGGGCGGCATCGACGGCGTCGCCGCGTGCACCGCGCTCGAGGACCTCAACCTCGCGTTCAACAGATTCACGGGCGCGGTGCCGGACCTCTCGCCACTGACCGGGCTGCGCAGGCTCAACGTCTCCTCCAACTGCTTCGACGGCGCGTTCCCGTGGCGCTCGCTCGCCGCGACGCCGGGCCTCACCGTGCTCGCGCTCGGCGACAACCCGTTCCTGGCCCCCACGCTCGCGTTCCCGGCCGAGGTCACGAGGCTCACCAACCTCACCGTGCTCTACATGTCCGCGGTCAAGCTCGGCGGCGCCATCCCGCCGGAGATCGGCGATCTCGTCAACCTCGAAGACCTCGAGCTCTCCGACAACGACCTCAACGGCGAGATCCCGTCGGAGATCGCCAGGCTCACCAACCTCACCCAGCTCGAGCTCTACAACAACTCGCTCCGCGGCCCGCTGCCCGCCGGCTTCGGAAACCTCACCAAGCTGCAGTACTTCGACGCGTCGCAGAACAACCTCACAGGCACCCTCGCCGAGCTCCGGCACCTCACGCGGCTTGTGTCGCTGCAGCTGTTCTTCAACGGCTTCACCGGCGAGGTGCCCCCGGAGTTCGGCGACTTCAAGGAGCTCGTCAACCTGTCCCTCTACAACAACAACCTCACCGGCGAGCTGCCGCGGAGCCTCGGCAGCTGGGCGCCGTTCAACTTCATCGACGTGTCCACCAACGCGCTCTCGGGGCCCATCCCGCCGGACATGTGCAAGCAGGGCACCATGCTGAAGCTGCTCATGCTCGAgaacaacttctccggcgggatCCCGGAGACGTACGCCAGCTGcaagacgctggtcaggttccgtgTCAGCAAGAACAGCCTCTCCGGCGAGGTGCCCGAGGGGCTGTGGGCGCTCCCCAACGTCAACGTCATCGACCTTGCCAGGAACCAGTTCAGCGGCAGCATCGGCGACGGAATTGGCAACGCCGCCGCGATGACCATCCTCTACCTCGCAGGGAACCGGTTCACCGGCGCGATACCGCCGTCGATCGGCGACGCGGCGAGCCTCGAGACCATGGACCTGTCGTGGAACCAGCTCTCCGGCGAGATACCGGACAGCATCGGGAGGCTGTCCCGTCTCGGCAGCCTCGACATTGAGGGCAACGCGATCGGCGGGCCAATCCCGGAGAGCCTGGGCTCCTGCTCGGCGCTTAGCACGGTCAATTTCGCCGGGAACAAGCTCTCCAGTGCGATCCCCGCGGAGCTGGGCAACCTGCAGCGGCTGAATTCCCTCGACGTTTCCCGGAACGAACTCTCCGGCGCCGTGCCGGCGAGCCTCGCCGCGCTGAAGCTGAGCAGCCTGAACATGTCCGATAACCATCTCACCGGACCCGTTCCGGATGCGCTAGCGATCTCGGCCTACGGCGAGAGCTTCGTCGGGAACCCTGGGCTGTGCGCCACCAACGGCGCTGGCTTCCTCCGCCGCTGCGGTCCGAGCTCCGGGAGCCGGTCGGCGAACGCGGCGCGCCTGGCCGTCACGTGCATCCTCAGCGTCACGGCGGTGCTGCTGGCGGTGCTCGGCGTGGCAATATACCTGCAGAAGCGGCGGCGCGCGGCGGAGGCCGCCGCAGGCCTGGGGCCCGCGGGGAAACTGTTCGCCAAGAAGGGGTCCTGGGACCTCAAGTCGTTCCGGATCCTGGCGTTCGACGAGCGGGAGATCATCGATGGCGTCCGCGACGAGAACCTGATCGGCAGCGGCGGATCCGGGAACGTGTACCGCGTGAAGCTGGGCAACggcgcggtggtggcggtgaagcacATCACGCgaagggcgacggcggcggggagCACGGCACCGTCGGCGGCCATGCTGGGCGGAGCGGCGCGGCGGACGGTGTCGGTGCGGTGCCGCGAGTTCGACTCGGAGGTGGGGACGCTGAGCGCGATCCGGCACGTGAACGTGGTGAAGCTGCTGTGCAGCATCACGAGCTCGGACGGCGCGGCGAGCCTGCTGGTGTACGAGCACCTCCCGAACGGCAGCCTATACGAGCGGCTGCACGGGGCCGGGGCGGTGGCGGGGCGGAAGCTGGGCGGCGGGCTCGGGTGGGCGGAGCGGCACGACGTGGCGGTGGGCGCGGCGAGGGGGCTGGAGTACCTCCACCACGGCTGCGACCGCCCCATCCTCCACCGCGACGTCAAGTCCAGCAACATCCTCCTGGACGAGTCCTTCAAGCCGCGCCTCGCCGACTTCGGGCTCGCCAAGATCCTCAGCTCGTCCGGCGGTGCCGGCGACTCGTCCGCCGGCGTCGTGGCCGGGACGCTGGGGTACATGGCTCCGGAGTACGCGTACACGTGGAAGGTGACGGAGAAgagcgacgtgtacagcttcggcgtgGTGCTCCTGGAGCTGGTGACGGGGCGGCCGGCGGTGCTGCAGGCGGAGGGAGGCGAGAGCCGGGACCTGGTGGACTGGGTGTCGCGGCGGCTGGAGAGCCGGGAGAAGGTGATGTCCCTGGTGGACCCGGCGATCGTGGAAGGGTGGGCCAGGGCGGAGGCCGTCCGCGTGCTCCGCGTCGCCGTGCTGTGCACCAGCCGCACGCCGTCGATGCGCCCGTCCATGCGCTCCGTCGTGCAGATGCtggaggacgccgccgccgcaagGGAGGACGACGACGCCAAGGTCCTGGGGGTCAAGGTGGTCTGA